TAGTAACCTCGGATAAAAATGGATTAGAAAATAAGCGATTATGTGTTTTGCAAACATCTAATGATGGTTTTTATATCGCCGAGAAAGACTTGGAGCTTAGAGGCCCAGGTCAGATTTTAGGATATAGACAATCTGGATTACCTGATTTTGTATTGGACAATTTACCTAACAATAAATTCCTAATTGAAAAGGCAAGAGAAGAGGCTATTAGGGTTATTAATAATGATCCTGATTTAAAAGAAAATATAGTTTTAAGGAATATATTAATTGATAATTCTGATAATAAATTCATTCATGATTTCTTGAATTGAAAAATATTATTGTCATTTTTTTAATATATGCAAATATAAATTAATTACAAATTTTAATTGAAAATTTGGAATAAAATACCAATTGAAGAGAATGGAGATAAATTAATATCTATACCTAGCTACTTCAATTTTTTTGATCCCCACCCTTACTTTAATTTAGGAGCACCATATAAAGATAAAACTGCTCTTTGGAAATTAAGAAAGGAGGTCGTAAATAGATTAGTAAAAGTAAATGATTATTTGATATCTAAGAATAGTTTTTACCTTTTAATTTATGACGGTTGGCGACCTTTAGAAGTACAAGAATTTATGTTTAAAAGAGCCTTTTCTTTAGAGTGTGAAAAATTGGATATTGATGTTTCTATAGAAAATATGAAATCTTATCCATATATTTTAAAAAAAGTTGAAAAATTTTGGGCATATCCTTCTTTCGACTCTAATTGTCCTCCTCCTCATTCAACTGGTGGAGCATTGGATGTTTGTTTATCAGATAAATACGGAAATCTTGTTGAAATGGGAAGCCAAGTTGATCAAATGGATAATTCTTCAATTCCTAATTTTTATGAAAAAGTTAATAGTGAAGAAGCAATTATTTGGAATAGTAGAAGAAATTTATTAAGAGAAATTATGTCTAAATTTGGCTTCACTCAACATCCAAATGAATGGTGGCATTTTAGTTATGGTGATCAATTATGGGCTTGGAAAAACAAAAAAGAAAATGCCCTCTATGGAAAAATCTAAATTTTATTGAATTTTATTTAGTAAATTCATAATAGAACTTTCATCTTGCGTATTTATAAAATCTCCAAAATCTGAATCTGAACTGCTTTTCCAATAATCAAATAGTGGTTGAAGAGTTTTTTCTAAATCGTTTAGTTCCATTTTTTGTAAGAATGGTTTGGCTAACCTTTGTAGATTTTTACTACCCCCTAACCATAATTGGTATTTATTTTGTCCACTCCCTACAAGTGCCAATTCTGCCATGTAAGGTCTTGTACATCCATTCGGACAACCTGTCATTCTAAATAAAATTGTTTTTTCTATTTTTAAATCTAATAGTAACTTTTCAATCCTTTTAAGTACATCCGGTAAAATTCTTTCTGCTTCAGTCATCGCAAGACCACAAAGTGGTAAAGCTGGGCATGCCAAAGCGTGCCGTTGTATTTCATTAATTTCATCTAAATTGTCGTATCCAATTTTTGATAGAGCTTTTTTAATTGCACTTTTGTTTTTATTAGCGATATTACAAAGTAAAATATCTTGATTAGGTGTAAGTCTTAAATCAAGATTATATTTTTTTACGATACTAGTAATGGTATTCTTCTTCTCTCCGAATAATCTCCCTGATAATAAAGGTAATCCTACGAAATAAGAGGTATTATTTTGTTTATGCCAACCTAGATAATCAATAAGAACTTTTTTGGGTTCTTTTCTGATTTTTTTAATTTCTTTTTTGAAGTACTTCTCTAGAAGTAACTTTTTGAACCATTTAATACCTTTTCTGTGGAGAAGGTATTTCATTCTTGAATTTTTCCTTGATTTTCTATCACCATAATCTCTTTGAATAGCCACAATACTTTGTATTAATTCATAAATATCTTGTTCTTCAACATATCCAAGCGGATCTGCAATTCTGGCAAAAGTTTCTTCATTATTATGTGTTCTACCCATCCCACCTCCAACATAGAAGTTGCAGCCCTCCAATTTTCCATCTTTAGAAGTAAAAGCAACTAATCCTATGTCATTAGTAAGAAGATCAACAGAATTATCTCCAGGAACTGTAACAGCGCATTTAAATTTCCTGGGTAAATAAGATGAACCATAGAGAGGTTCATCTTTTATTCCACTAAAAACATTATCTTTGAATTGTAGTCTCCTAATAGTTTCAATATCATTGTCAGGCTTTATGGTGTATTCTAAATCCCCATCAGCCCAAAGCTCTAAAAAAGTACCTTGACCAGCTATTGGGGTAAGAAGGTCTGCAACTTTTTTAGCCAATGCTCTTGCAATATTGTAATCCTGAGAATTAAATGGAGCCGCTGGGGCCATTACGTTTCTATTTATGTCTCCACATGCAGCTAATGTTGAGCCCATTGAATTTACAATTGTTTTAATTACTTCCTTTAGATTCTCCTTTCTAATGCCATGCATTTGAAAGGCTTGTCTTGTAGTTGCTCTTAATGATCCATTACCTAGTTTGTCAGATAATTCATCTAATGCTAAAAATAATTTCCCAGGAATTTCCCCTCCTGGACTTCTTAACCTAAGCATCATTTGCCAATCTTTACTTTTCCCAGGTTTTCTATTCTCCCTGTTATCTTGTTGATAGCTACCATGAAATTTTAATAATTGAACTGCATCATTAGTAAAATGATCACTATCATTAATTAATTCAGTAGCAAGGGGCTCCCTAAGAAAGTGGCTACTTTTTTTGAAATTTTCAAATTTAGATACTTCTAATCCATTTGCTAAGCAAACAGTTTCTTCTTTGGCAGAATCTTTTTTCTTTTTTACTTTCTCAACCTTGATCAAAGGACCAAAACATATCTCTTTTTATACATTAGCGAAAAGCTTATTTAACCGGTAGTAAATTATAGTAAAAGAAATCATATTATTTTCTTGTCTAAATATTTACTTGAGATAGGAACCGAAGAGTTGCCAGCAGAATTTTCTCAATCTGTTCTTGATCAATTTAATTCTCTAATAGAATTTGAATTGAAAAAAAAACTTATTAAATATAACAATATTCTTGTTACCTCTACACCAAGGAGGATAGTTCTATTTGTAGAAGGCTTAATCGATTACGCAGAAGACAAAACTATATTGAGAAAAGGAC
The window above is part of the Prochlorococcus marinus CUG1415 genome. Proteins encoded here:
- a CDS encoding NADPH-dependent assimilatory sulfite reductase hemoprotein subunit, with translation MIKVEKVKKKKDSAKEETVCLANGLEVSKFENFKKSSHFLREPLATELINDSDHFTNDAVQLLKFHGSYQQDNRENRKPGKSKDWQMMLRLRSPGGEIPGKLFLALDELSDKLGNGSLRATTRQAFQMHGIRKENLKEVIKTIVNSMGSTLAACGDINRNVMAPAAPFNSQDYNIARALAKKVADLLTPIAGQGTFLELWADGDLEYTIKPDNDIETIRRLQFKDNVFSGIKDEPLYGSSYLPRKFKCAVTVPGDNSVDLLTNDIGLVAFTSKDGKLEGCNFYVGGGMGRTHNNEETFARIADPLGYVEEQDIYELIQSIVAIQRDYGDRKSRKNSRMKYLLHRKGIKWFKKLLLEKYFKKEIKKIRKEPKKVLIDYLGWHKQNNTSYFVGLPLLSGRLFGEKKNTITSIVKKYNLDLRLTPNQDILLCNIANKNKSAIKKALSKIGYDNLDEINEIQRHALACPALPLCGLAMTEAERILPDVLKRIEKLLLDLKIEKTILFRMTGCPNGCTRPYMAELALVGSGQNKYQLWLGGSKNLQRLAKPFLQKMELNDLEKTLQPLFDYWKSSSDSDFGDFINTQDESSIMNLLNKIQ
- a CDS encoding M15 family metallopeptidase → MKIWNKIPIEENGDKLISIPSYFNFFDPHPYFNLGAPYKDKTALWKLRKEVVNRLVKVNDYLISKNSFYLLIYDGWRPLEVQEFMFKRAFSLECEKLDIDVSIENMKSYPYILKKVEKFWAYPSFDSNCPPPHSTGGALDVCLSDKYGNLVEMGSQVDQMDNSSIPNFYEKVNSEEAIIWNSRRNLLREIMSKFGFTQHPNEWWHFSYGDQLWAWKNKKENALYGKI